The stretch of DNA CTGAGGTTCACGTACTGGTCGAAGTAGAACCTGAGTGCAAGCAGGATGCCCTTCTCCAGGATTCCGGGCTTCACACGCTCGTCGCCGATCGCACCGAAGTAGATCGCCGGGAACCCGGAGAGCTCCTTTAATTCGTCCTCGGAGATCAGCTCGCCGGTCTTTAAGTACCTGTCAGCACCGATATCGTAATCAGTCCAGTCTATATCGAACCCGAACTTCTCCCCCGCTGCATCCAGGACCTGAATGCCTGTCGCAAGGATCTCCGGTCCTATACCGTCTCCGCCTATTGAGGCTACTTTATACATGTTTCGACCTCGTCTATTCCTTTTGCATATTCGACCAGACCGCCGGCCTCGATTATCTTCGAGAGGAACTCCGGCACCGGCTCGGTCGCGAATTTCTTTCCCGAAACCTCGATATATCCTTCGTCGAGGCGGGGCGTTATCGTATCATCCTCCGATATCTTGTCCGCCTCCGGGCAGACCACGGGGAGGAGACCCGTGTTGATGCAGTTCCTGTAGAATATTCTCGCAAACGACTTCGCGACGACCATCTCGATCCCCGCACCCTTAAGGGCGATCGGTGCATGCTCTCTCGACGAGCCGCAGCCGAAGTTCCTTCCACCGACTATCACATCGCCCTGCTTTGCCTCTTTCGGGAACTCGTCGCGGGTCCCCTCGAAGGCATGGGAAGCAAGCTCCTTCGGGTCGTATATCGTCAGGAACCTTCCCGGAATTATCGCGTCTGTATCTATGTCGTCCCCGAACTTCCAAATTCTCGTACCTCTCATATCACTCATGTTCACACCTCCCTCGGGTCGGTTATCACGCCTTTGATCGCACTTGCAGCCGCAGTCGCCGGGGAGCAGAGGTATACCTCGCCCTTCGTGCTGCCCTGCCTTCCGCGGAAGTTGCGGTTGGATGTCGAAAGCGAGACCTCCTCTACGCCAATCAGGCCGAAAGCGCCTCCCATACACGGTCCGCAGCACGGGGCCTCGAATAGTGCGCCGGCCTCGACGAACTTCTCGATGATTCCTGCCCTGAGGCATTTCAGGTACTCCGTCCTCGAAGCCGGGATCGCGATCACCCTGACATCCGGCGAGAACTTCCTGGCACCCATGACCTCTGCGGCCTCGGCGAAGTCCTCGTATCTCCCGTTCGTGCAGGAGCCGATGAAGACCTGGTCAAGATGTGTTCCCTCGACCTCGTCTATGTCTACGACGTTATCGACATTATGCGGAACCGCGACCTGCGGGACGAGATCACCGACATCGTACTCCACCTTTCCCGCATATGCAGCGCCCTCGTCGGCCTTCAGGTCGAAAGATCCGGCCTTTGCCGCATCGACATCGCCCCACTGCGAGAGCCACTTCCGGGTCTTCTCGTCAGGCGGGACGATCCCTGCCTTTCCGCCCATCTCGATCGCCATATTGCAGCATGTCATCCTCCCGGGAATCTCCATCTCCTCGAATGCCTGCCCGGTGAACTCAGCCGCACGGTAGGTCGCACCGTCCGCACCGATATCTCCTATGGTCTTCATGATGAGGTCTTTTGCTCCTACACGGGGTGCGAACTTCCCGTCGGCCTCGATGCGGACGCTCTCGGGAATCCTGAAATACAGGGCCCCGAAACGGAGGACGAATCCCATGTCAGTCGAGCCGATTCCGGTCGAAAACGCACCGACCGCACCATATGTACATGTGTGCGAATCGACGCCCACGACTATGTCCCCGGGCATGATCTTTCCCGTTTCGAGCGCGACCTGGTGGCAGATACCCTCCTTTACGTCATAATTATATATCCCCTGCTCCTTCGCGAACTCCCTCATCATGATGTGGTTCTCGGCGGCGGTAATCGAGTCGGCCGGGACCTGGTGGTCGAAGATCATGATAATCTTCTCCGGGTCGAAGACCTTTCCGCCCTTCATCCTGTGGAACATGTTGACGGCGAGCGGGCCGGTAATATCATGGACCATCGCCGCGTCAACGGGCACAACCCTCATTTCTCCAGCCGATACGTCACACCCGCATTTACGGGAAAATATCTTTTCAGTTATCGTTTTTGTCATATCTGTACACCAGATTCAGTGCGTTGACCATCGCCTCTACCGAAGCCATCACAATATCGGAACTCGAAGCCCCGGCGTCGAACACCCGGCCGTTCTCGTCCTCGACCGCGATAGATACGTGGCCGATAGCATCGCTTCCGCCTGATATCGCGGCCACGTTGAAGTCCTTTAGGATGACCTCCTTAGGGACTACATTCAGCAGGGCCTTCATCGCGGCATCGACCGAACCGTTGCCGGTCATGCACGAGACCTTCTCCTCGCCGTTGACGATCGCCTTGACCGTCGCGGACGGCAGGACATGGCTTCCAGTCATCACCGCGAAGCCGTCCAGGGTTATATCCTTCACCACAACACCGGTTCCGCAGACGTTATCGGCGATCTCGTAGAGGTCGTTCTCCTCGATCTTCTTTCCGTGCGATGCGATCTCCTTGATCTTTGCGACGATTGCATCCAGTTCGTCTTCCGAAGGATTCATCCCCACCTGGTCGAGCATCTGGCGGACGGCGTGCTTGCCGACGTGCTTGCCGAGCTTCAGCCTTCTCCTGTGGCCGACCATCTCGGGGGTCATGATTCCCGGCTCGAATGTGCTGGAGTTTGCAATAACGCCGTGAGAGTGGATTCCGCTCTCATGTGCAAAAGCATTGTCGCCGACGACGGGGTGGACTGGCAGAACAGAAATTCCCGAGTATCTCGAGACCATACGCGATACCTTCACCAGGTTCTCGGTCTTAACACCAGTATCAAATCCGAGGATCGATTCAAGTGCCATAACGGTCGAAGCGAAGTCCGCATTTCCGGCTCTCTCGCCTATTCCGTTGACCGTGACCTGCACCTGCGATGCCCCGGCCTCCACGGCGGATACCGAGTTCGCGACCGCCATCGAAAAATCGTTGTGGCAGTGAACGTCGATCGGGCATTTCACATCCTCGCGGATGGCAGATATCAGGGCGCTCATCGACGAAGGAGTCGCGACTCCCACGGTGTCGGGCACGTTTATCGTCGTCGCTCCCGCGTCGACCGCGGCCTTAAAGACCTCGCTCAGGTACGGAACTTCGGTCCTCGTCGCATCCATCGCCGAGAAGAGAACCTTATCCACGTTCTCCCGTGCATACCCGACGATCCTCGATGTGATCTCAAGAACTTCTTCGCGGGTCTTTCGGATGGTATTCTCCCGCTGGACATCGGACGTGGGTATGAACACGTGCACCATATCGACATCACACTCGATGCACCTGTCGACATCGGATACAACAGACCTTGCCAGACCGCAGATGTCCGCTTCCAGCCCGAGCGAGCTTATCATCTTCACGGTCTCGAACTCGGATTCCGAAGATGCCGGAAAACCTGCCTCAATTACGGATACGCCCATCCCGGATATCGCTCTAGCAATATCGAGCTTCTGGTCGAGAGTGAACGAGACGCCAGGCGTTTGTTCCCCGTCTCTTAAAGTCGTATCAAAAACAGAAATTTTCTTCGTAGAACTATTCTTATCGCCAAAGAAAGCGACCTGCCGCATCTGTTGCGACTACTCCTGCATCAAAACGTTTTGATGACATGCAGATTACATTAGCTCCATATAATATTTAAGAGTGTTGCAATTCGCACCGAAAATAAAGAATGATACAGTTGGGGTGCACCAAAATATATGTATTATAAATCCTGACTGCACCACATTTATAGATCACTCGCTTCGCCGGTTTAAAGCCGTCAGGAGCTCTTCAGGCTTCTTCGACCCGAAAAGGATCTCCTTCTTCCCTTTAAGGGTGAACCGGACACCTCCCCGGCCTGCAACGGTGTACGCCTTTCCGCGCCTGTTCCACCTGATGCCCCAGCCTCCAAACTCGCGGAGCCCGCTGTAATCCACGACCTCCGCCTTTTTGATATCGTGGGATTTTATGGTTCTCCACTTCAGGTGCACCGGGAAGTAGCGGTAGCCGAACACCCCGTTCATTACTCTCGTTTCGAGACGGAGGCTGAACATGAACAGCGGAAAGAGGATTCCGAAAATGACCATTATCACCCACACGGCACTGTCGGGTGCTGGATTGTTCCCGACGGGGATGCCGAGGACCACCTGGACGGCGAATATGCCCCATGAAAATATTGCGATCGCCCACACGACTATGACCATCAGGGGCTGGTCCTTCGCCATGTACTGGGCCTCGTAGAATTCCGCAGGAGATTCTTCTTTCTTCATATCTTACCTTAAATTCACATTTCGGCGATTTATAACTTTCAGGGAGATGGCACGAAACCCTTATCCCTGCGATAGCAGCAAAATTCAGGAAATTACAAACTTCAAAGAAAAAAGTCTGAATGAATTAATTTAGAATTGAAATCAGAGTATGCTTTCAAGTTGTTTTTCAAGTTTGTCGAGTCCTGCCCTGACATCGTCGAGGTTTCTTCCGCCTGTAAGGATGACTTTTCCGGATGAGAAAAGAAGAGCTACAATCTTGGGATCGTCGAGGCGGTATACAAGGCCGGGAAATTGTTCGGGCTCGTATTCGATGTTTTCAAGATTCAGGGCGACTACGATCCTGTTGAGGTTGATCTGCTTTTCGGTATCGTAGGAGCAGACCATATTCGTTATCGCAACATCGGGTACATCGAATGTTGAAACTCCCGCCGCTTTCAGTTCCTTCATGAGATAGTCGAGGCCGAGCTTGAGGTCTTCCTCTCTCCTGATTCCTGTCATTACGATCTTTCCCGATGAGAAAACCAAAACCGCAACCTTCGGGTTTTCAATCCTGAAGACCGCGCCCGGGAACTTCTTCTTATTGAGTTCGCAGTTTTCGATTTTTTCTGCGATATCCTCGAGATCTATGGAATCGGCAATCACACCGGATGCTACGATATTTTCTATCTTCAAATTCTTGTATTTGTTATCAGACATCTCTTATTCATATTAGGGCATTTGACCATAAGACTAACTAATCCGGGTCGGGATTTTATCTTGTGGGACCGGTTGGCGGTCGGCTGTTTACTCATTTTCATACACTGTCTGCGTGTATGCAATGTATTTGGTTGTCGGAAGTTTTGTTGGGGCGATGTATGTTCCCGGATCTGAAAAAGATTATAGGTGATTTTAACTAACATTGATGTATGAGTACGTCAAAGGCTCCTTTCTACACCCCGCAGGAGGTTGCAGACAGGCTCAGAGTTGAGACGAGAACGGTTCATGCATGGCTGCGTGACGGTACAATGAAAGGTATGAAAGTTGGCCGGCTTTGGAGAATCCCGGAGAGCGAGATCGATCGTGTCAGGAATAACATCGGTCCTGCAAACGGAGATCTGGGTTTTGATATACGCTACAAACCGCAGAATATGACCGACTACGACTATGCCTATAAAAATTTCAGGATCGAAGTCCCCGAGAAATTCAATTTCGGGTATGATGTCATCGACCAGTGGGCCGACAGGGAGAGAAACAAACTCGCGATGATCTGGGTGAACACCCAGGGCAGCGAGAAGAAGTACTCTTTCCGCGACCTGAAGAATCTCTCGAACCAGGCGGCGAATATTCTTCTGAAATACGATATCAACAAAGGGGATCGCATCCTTATAATGCTGCCACGTATCCCCGAGTGGTGGATCTTCGTCATAGGTATTATCAAACTCGGTGCGGTTGTCTGCCCGTGTCCTGTCCTTCTTACACCAAAGGATCTCAAGTACAGGATAAATGTAGGAAAGTTCAAGATGGTCATCACCGATCTCGAGAATGCTCCGAAGATCAATGAGATCTGCAAGGAGTGTCCGTCTCTCCGTTCGAGATTCGTAGTCGACGGCGAACTCGAGGGCTGGGCGAGTTATCCTCTCGAACTGCTTTATCCTGCACCGGTTTCACATAAATCTGTCAGCATGCCCGAGAGCTTTACTACATATGCCGACGACCCGATGCTGATCTATTTTACATCCGGGACTACCGGCGAACCAAAGATGGTTCTTCATAATAATGCATATCCTCTCGGTCACAGGGTGACCGCCGAACTATGGCATGACCTGACACCAAATGACGTCCACTTTACGTACTCCGACACCGGCTGGGCGAAATGTGCCTGGGGCAAGATATTCGGGCAGTGGATTGCGGGCGCCTGCCAGCTCATCATCGATGTGAGGGGGCATTTCGAGGCCACGAAACTGCTTCCTTTCATCGAAAAGTACGAGGTGACGAGCTTCTGCGCACCGCCGACAGTGTACAGAATGCTCATTCTTGCAGACCTGAGCAAGTTCGATCTTCGCGAACTCCGTCACTGCACCAGTGCCGGCGAACCGCTGAACCCGGAGGTCATCAAGGTTTGGAAGGAGGGAACGGGCTGCACAATCTATGAAGGATACGGGCAGACTGAAACATGCTGTGCAATTTCATCTTTCCCCTGCATCAGGAACAAACCAGGTTCTATGGGCAAGCCTTCGCCGGGATGGCACATCGAGCTTCATGATGACGACGGGAAACCTGTCGGAATTCACGAGGAGGGAAGGATTGCCATCTCTCTCAACCCGAGGCCGGTGGGGCTTGTCGTCGAGTACATCGACAACCCCGAGGCGAACGCAGAATCTTTCCGGAACGGATTTTATTATACCGGCGACAAGGCGTACAGGGACGAGGACGGTTACTTCTGGTTTGTCGGCCGCAACGACGATGTCATAAAGAGTTCGGGGTACAGGATTGGTCCGTTCGAGGTCGAATCGGCGCTTCTCGAACACCCGGCAGTCCAGGAATCGGCCGTCGTAGGATCTCCCGACAGGATACGCGGTCTTATCGTCAAGGCGTTTGTCGTACTCAACAAAGGATACACACCGTCGGAAGATCTCGTGAGGGACATCCAGAAATACGTCAAGACAGTGACGGCACCGTACAAGTACCCAAGAGCGATCGAATTTGTTGATGAACTGCCCAAGACTCTTTCCGGAAAGATCAAAAGGAACGAACTGAGGGACAGGGAGCTCAAGGCATTCAGGAAAAGGGAATAGATTTCAATTTTTCAATTTATTTTTTCACTGTTCTGGTGCGCCTAACTGATTAAGCCTAAATACTATGCACCATAAATTTTATTGATATGGTGCGCTTCTCCGTAACAATGGATGATGGTCTCGTCGGAAAAATCGACGAACTGTCTGAAAAAAAAGGGATCTCACGTTCCGAATGGATCGGCCGCTCCTGCCTGAATTCGGCGGACGAGAGCGTCCTTCCCGACGGCCAGGGATTGTCCGATCTGCTCTCCCTGCGGGACAGGATTCCTGAAAATATTCCGAATGTAACAGATTATGATGATCTGTATAATAATTTCCATGTCACAGTCCCGGACTTTTTTAACTTCGGTTTCGATGTAATCGATGCCTGGGCGAAGATCGACAGGAATAAGATCGCGATGATATGGTCCAACCTGGCCGGCGACGAGAAGATATTCACCTTCCGCGACCTGAGGAACCGTTCGAACGAGGCGGCTAACATGCTGCTCAAATACGGGATCAAGAAGGGCGATCTGGTGGCGATTATGCTCCACCGTGTTCCGGAATGGTGGTTCTTTGCGATCGCATGCATAAAACTTGGTGCAGTTTTTGTCCCGTGCCCGACGATGCTGACGACGAAGGATCTGGTCTACAGGATCAACGCCGCGAACATCAAGATGATCGTAACCGACATGGAGAACGCCCCGAAGATCAACCAGATCTGCAGCCAGTGCCAGTCTCTCAAGTCAAGGCTTGTCGTCAACGGAGATATGGAGGGCTGGGTCAGTTATCTCGTCGAGCTCGATTATCCTGCCCCGGTCTCCAGCAAACTTGCAGTAAGCGGCCTCGAAAAGACCCGCTCCTCGGACCCGATGGTCATATACTTTACATCCGGGACGACCGGCGAGGCAAAGATGGTTCTTCACAACCATGCCCTGCCCATAGGTCATATCACTACCGGGGCATACTGGCTCGACCTGAAGAAGAACGACATTCACCTGACGATCTCCGACACCGGCTGGGCGAAATCTTCATGGGGCAAGTTCTTTGGCCCGTGGATCCAGGGATGCTGTAGTGTGGTGTATGATTCCCGCGGGAAGTTCAACGCGACCGAGGTCCTGCCTGTTCTGGAGAAGTACGGGGTGACGACATTCTGCTGTCCGCCGACGATATACCGTATGCTGATCATGGCGGACCTCGACAAGTTCGACCTGACTTCTCTTCGCCACTGCGTGAGTGCCGGCGAGCCGCTGAACCCGGAGGTCATCAAGATCTGGGAAGAAGGAACAGGCCTTAAGATCTACGAAGGATACGGCCAGACCGAACTGACTCTTGTTCTTGGCACGTTCCCGACGATGAAGGTGAAGCCGGGTTCGATGGGCAAACCCTCGCCCGGCTGGCATATCGAGCTTCACGACGAGGACGGAAAACCTGTTCCGACCGGTGAGGTGGGAAGAATTGCGGTAAAGACGAACCCGAGGCCTGTCGGGATGTTCGTAGAATATCTCGGGAGCCCGGAGACTACCGCCGAATCCTTCCACGGCGGATTTTATTATACCGGCGATAAGGCATACATGGACGATGACGGCTACTTCTGGTTCGTCGGCCGCGACGACGATGTCATAAAGAGTTCGGGTTACAGGATCGGTCCGTTCGAGGTCGAATCGGCACTTATCGAACACCCCGCCGTGCAGGAGTCCGCGGTTATCGGTACTCCCGATCCGATAAGGGGTATGATCGTAAAGGCATTCATTGTCCTCAAAGGAGGATTCGAGCCGTCCGAAAAACTCGTCCGCGACATCCAGAAGCATGTCAAGACAGTGACCGCACCATACAAGTACCCGAGAGAGATAGAATTCGTCGAGGAACTCCCGAAAACGATTTCCGGCAAGATCCGGAGGAACGAACTTCGCGAAAAGGAGAAGAAGCATCTAAGGGAAGCGGAAGACTAAAACCAATCTTTATTTTAAGGGAACAACAATAAGATAGAGGAATATCGGTGCGAGTGCTTTCGCCCGTTTTAAATCCCGAAAAATTGTATTTGCATTGGAGCGAGGGTTGCCGAGCTTGGCCAAAGGCGCTAGGTTCAGGGCCTAGTCATGTAGATGTTCGAGGGTTCGAATCCCTTCCCTCGCATTTTTTTGATTTTAAGTTGTTTAAATCTAATTTTACTTTCATTAAAAGCCCAATTATTTATTATTCAATGAAACCCTGATAATGCAGTCTTCACAAGAAAAGCGAACGTTTCCAAGGAGCCGGACTCAAGATCCGATCTTGTAGGAGTTCGAAGGTTCAAATCCTGCCTCTCGTATTTTTTGATCGGGCAGGTTTGTTTGAAAGTTTAAGCGGCTAAATATTTGTAATCATTTGACTTTCATATCAACAAATAGATTCTCACTCTCATCAAATGACTGATGAATTGTATAATATTGAACCCGCCCACCTCTGATGCAATCTCTAACGGCACGTTCTCTTTTACTTAAATTAGCTGTTTTCCCCGTTTTTATCTCGATAAATGCCACCTCCTGTATCTCGTCTTCATCTGATAATCCATCAAAGACAATAAGATCAACCGGAGTCCCCAAAAATCGTGCATCCTTAGGATTATAGGGAAAATCTGGAAAGAATGGGATCAGACACTCGGTAACTTTTCCTCGGGTAACAGATTGGCTACGCTTTATTGCATCGGTACGGATATTTTGCTCTTCGGCTAATCTCCAGTTTTCAAATTGGATTCGTGCTTTTTCACTGGAAAGTCTTTCAAGTTCTGTTGTTTTCCATCTGTCAATATCTTCACTTTTTTTCTGACTCCACGAATCAAAAATCACCCTTGCTTGTTGCTCAATTTGACCCTTTATTTTTGAATAATTGTAAAATAAAACTAAAATAACAATGAATAATAAAAATATGAGAGCCCATTCAATCATAATATCTTAAAACTCTGTCTCATTTCGCTATATACAGTTTTCCAATCTGCATTAATGTCGCAAATCTAAAATATTGCTCCTAAAAAACGCCCGACAGCCTCCCCTGAATAACCGCCCAAACAGCCGTGCGAATCCGCTCCTCAAATCTTTTCGTCGCTCCCCTGCACGGCACTGTAAACCTCCTCTTGCAAACGCGGGTCTCCGTCAAAAGAGTACGCCGGTCGCGGTTGATTACCGGCTGAAGTAGATCGAAATGACTACAAAACAGATCAGAAAAGGGGCGGCCGAATTCCTCACCAAGGGCGGGGAGGAATGAATTCTCTTTTTTTATATAACAGTGATTCCCTGAAATATGATGAGGTTGCACCCTGCGACAAAGAGGGCAACTATCTTTAACTTTTGAAAACTTCTCATATCTGCACAGCCGGTGAAGCGTTTATATTTTTACAAAAATTATGAGTCCATTTATATGCCCAAATGAATCCGATTAAATTACCTGCGATCTCCCCGACAACGATTCCGTACCAGACTCCTGTTACACCCATGTCAAGGTATAATCCGAAGAACCAGGCAAACAGAATTGTCGTAATAACACTCCGGAAGAGTGTTACACAAAGTGACTGAATACCCTTTCCGATTCCCTGGAAGAAGGATGCCGCAAATATTCCAAATCCCAGAAAAGGAAGCGTAATGCTGATGATTTTAAGGAATTCCGATATGCCGGCGGCTAAATCCGCCGAAGACTCGGTATATGAAAATACCATCGCAATATAGGGAGCAAAGATATACATCAGCAGTCCGAGGCAGATCCCTACCAATAAACCGAATCTTGCAGAGAATAGAAGGTTCCCGCGTAATTTCTTGAAATTGCGTGCACCATATGCTGCTCCTTCAATTGACATTACAGCAGTTCCTATTCCAATAAGGGGGGACATTGCAACGAACAGGACTCTGAAACCTGCAGTATACACTGCCACTGCATTGGCAGTTGCAACAATTACGAGAATCAAATCGATTACAAACATTGTTATCGACATGGATACCTGCTCGATTGATGCAGGAACTCCGACCTTTAAAATATCTGAAAGAACTTCTTTTTTAAATGAGAAGAATTTCAGATTATACCTGACATATGTATCCTTTTTGATCATAGTCCAGTAATATAGGATTACAGACGAAAGAGCAACGGATATTACCGTTGCCCAGGCAGCACCGGTAATCCCCCATCCGAGGATATAGATGAGTACAGGATCAAGAAATATATTCAGGATTCCTCCGGCAATTAATGCGTACATCGAACGCTTTGCGTCCCCTTCGCTCCTGAGAACTGCTGCTATGACATTTGAATAAATTGTGAAAATACCAAGACCACAGACAATAACAGCATAATCAGAGGCAAGCGCCGCTGCCTCCCCGGCACCGATAAGATCGAACAAAGAATCCGAAAAGAGGAAAAAAACGATTGCGGAAATGATACTTACTATAATCGTAAGAATTAGCGCATGATTGCCTGCATTATTTGCGTCGGAATGATTATTTTCGCCGATATGCCTTGCTATTGCGGAACCAGCTCCCATTCCAAGGCCATTCCCAATTCCGTAGATCACCATGTAAAAAGGAGCCACAAAGCCCGTTGCGGCGAGTGCAAGGTTTCCGAGCCCTGAAACCCATATGGCATCGACGACATTGTAGAGACTCATTATCAGCATTGCGATCATCATCGGAACGGATAGGCTGATAAGAGCCTTCTTTGAATCTCCCAAGAGTATATTTGTGCAGTAAGATCCTGTTTCGCTCATATCCGGATGTACATTTTAAAAAAATGCAAATTATCATTAATGAAACTGCGAAAGTTTCACGATTTGTATCTGAAGTGGCCGAATGAAAAGGACAAATCTCTGAAATAATTGATATCAAAACAATTTATTATGTAAGCAGAGATGTTCCGGCCAAACTCGTTTATGAAATGATTTTAATGAAATTAAAGAGAATCTCGTAATAAAAGAATAATAAACCCGGTGTTCTAAATGAATGAAAAATTGATTGGCAGTCTTTTGAAACTTGGATTTACGGAATATGAAGCCCGGGCGTACCTGGTAATTATTCAGCTGAACCTCTCTTCTGCAAATGAAATTATCGAGCTCTCAGGTCTGCCCCGCGGGAAGATATATTCTACATTAAATCAGCTTGCCGGAAAAGGTTACATAGGAGTAAACGAAGGCAATCCCGCTTTATATTATCCGGTAAATCCTGTGGAAACAATAGCATTATTAAAAAAACAGGTGCTGGCAGATTTTTCCGAGCTTGAAGAAGATATAATTGCCATGAGCAGAAGAAACAACCTCAAACCGTCTCTTTTCTGGGACATCCCAAATCCGGCAAATATAGAGAATAAACTCAGGAATTTTCTAAAAGGCGCTAAAAACGACATATTCATCCTCCTGGACGATCCTGAAATGTATCCATTAATTGAGAGTGAACTTTTTAAAATAAGGAAAAAAATCAAAATTTCAATTCTGGTCCCGGAAGACCTGAAAGCCCTGGAAAATAAGTTTAAGTTCCATATAATGAATGAAAAATTAATCAATTTTTTTGACGAAATGGATGGCCTCATCGGTGACGATCTCCCTAAAAACTTTCCAAAAAAAGGTCCGAGTGTTTTGATAATAATTGACAGCAGAAAGTCATTGGTTGCAATTCACGAATCATCAGGCTACCTGGTAGGAATATCCTATGATATAATCTTTACATACAATCAGAAAAAAATTATAGAATTGCTTGCACCGGAAGTTTTTGGAAAAAAGTAAAAATTCTATATTACTCGCTTAATTTGTGAAACTATCCCGGTTTCATACTCTTAAACACTCTTTTCATTCAATAAATTATAGTTAGGATTTCAGATTCCGTTTGACTGGTATCTGGAAGAAGGAGGTTTAGCATGAGCCCTGAATCATATATTTCCGAAAAAGTTTCTATAAATAATATATCCTGTGAAACCTGTTTGTTATGGGAAGAAGCCGGTTTCATCCCACCCAA from Methanolacinia petrolearia DSM 11571 encodes:
- a CDS encoding 3-isopropylmalate dehydratase small subunit, which encodes MSDMRGTRIWKFGDDIDTDAIIPGRFLTIYDPKELASHAFEGTRDEFPKEAKQGDVIVGGRNFGCGSSREHAPIALKGAGIEMVVAKSFARIFYRNCINTGLLPVVCPEADKISEDDTITPRLDEGYIEVSGKKFATEPVPEFLSKIIEAGGLVEYAKGIDEVETCIK
- a CDS encoding 2-isopropylmalate synthase; translated protein: MRQVAFFGDKNSSTKKISVFDTTLRDGEQTPGVSFTLDQKLDIARAISGMGVSVIEAGFPASSESEFETVKMISSLGLEADICGLARSVVSDVDRCIECDVDMVHVFIPTSDVQRENTIRKTREEVLEITSRIVGYARENVDKVLFSAMDATRTEVPYLSEVFKAAVDAGATTINVPDTVGVATPSSMSALISAIREDVKCPIDVHCHNDFSMAVANSVSAVEAGASQVQVTVNGIGERAGNADFASTVMALESILGFDTGVKTENLVKVSRMVSRYSGISVLPVHPVVGDNAFAHESGIHSHGVIANSSTFEPGIMTPEMVGHRRRLKLGKHVGKHAVRQMLDQVGMNPSEDELDAIVAKIKEIASHGKKIEENDLYEIADNVCGTGVVVKDITLDGFAVMTGSHVLPSATVKAIVNGEEKVSCMTGNGSVDAAMKALLNVVPKEVILKDFNVAAISGGSDAIGHVSIAVEDENGRVFDAGASSSDIVMASVEAMVNALNLVYRYDKNDN
- a CDS encoding AMP-binding protein; this translates as MSTSKAPFYTPQEVADRLRVETRTVHAWLRDGTMKGMKVGRLWRIPESEIDRVRNNIGPANGDLGFDIRYKPQNMTDYDYAYKNFRIEVPEKFNFGYDVIDQWADRERNKLAMIWVNTQGSEKKYSFRDLKNLSNQAANILLKYDINKGDRILIMLPRIPEWWIFVIGIIKLGAVVCPCPVLLTPKDLKYRINVGKFKMVITDLENAPKINEICKECPSLRSRFVVDGELEGWASYPLELLYPAPVSHKSVSMPESFTTYADDPMLIYFTSGTTGEPKMVLHNNAYPLGHRVTAELWHDLTPNDVHFTYSDTGWAKCAWGKIFGQWIAGACQLIIDVRGHFEATKLLPFIEKYEVTSFCAPPTVYRMLILADLSKFDLRELRHCTSAGEPLNPEVIKVWKEGTGCTIYEGYGQTETCCAISSFPCIRNKPGSMGKPSPGWHIELHDDDGKPVGIHEEGRIAISLNPRPVGLVVEYIDNPEANAESFRNGFYYTGDKAYRDEDGYFWFVGRNDDVIKSSGYRIGPFEVESALLEHPAVQESAVVGSPDRIRGLIVKAFVVLNKGYTPSEDLVRDIQKYVKTVTAPYKYPRAIEFVDELPKTLSGKIKRNELRDRELKAFRKRE
- a CDS encoding TATA-box-binding protein; the protein is MSDNKYKNLKIENIVASGVIADSIDLEDIAEKIENCELNKKKFPGAVFRIENPKVAVLVFSSGKIVMTGIRREEDLKLGLDYLMKELKAAGVSTFDVPDVAITNMVCSYDTEKQINLNRIVVALNLENIEYEPEQFPGLVYRLDDPKIVALLFSSGKVILTGGRNLDDVRAGLDKLEKQLESIL
- a CDS encoding DUF6141 family protein, producing MKKEESPAEFYEAQYMAKDQPLMVIVVWAIAIFSWGIFAVQVVLGIPVGNNPAPDSAVWVIMVIFGILFPLFMFSLRLETRVMNGVFGYRYFPVHLKWRTIKSHDIKKAEVVDYSGLREFGGWGIRWNRRGKAYTVAGRGGVRFTLKGKKEILFGSKKPEELLTALNRRSE
- a CDS encoding 3-isopropylmalate dehydratase large subunit — its product is MTKTITEKIFSRKCGCDVSAGEMRVVPVDAAMVHDITGPLAVNMFHRMKGGKVFDPEKIIMIFDHQVPADSITAAENHIMMREFAKEQGIYNYDVKEGICHQVALETGKIMPGDIVVGVDSHTCTYGAVGAFSTGIGSTDMGFVLRFGALYFRIPESVRIEADGKFAPRVGAKDLIMKTIGDIGADGATYRAAEFTGQAFEEMEIPGRMTCCNMAIEMGGKAGIVPPDEKTRKWLSQWGDVDAAKAGSFDLKADEGAAYAGKVEYDVGDLVPQVAVPHNVDNVVDIDEVEGTHLDQVFIGSCTNGRYEDFAEAAEVMGARKFSPDVRVIAIPASRTEYLKCLRAGIIEKFVEAGALFEAPCCGPCMGGAFGLIGVEEVSLSTSNRNFRGRQGSTKGEVYLCSPATAAASAIKGVITDPREV
- a CDS encoding AMP-binding protein, producing the protein MVRFSVTMDDGLVGKIDELSEKKGISRSEWIGRSCLNSADESVLPDGQGLSDLLSLRDRIPENIPNVTDYDDLYNNFHVTVPDFFNFGFDVIDAWAKIDRNKIAMIWSNLAGDEKIFTFRDLRNRSNEAANMLLKYGIKKGDLVAIMLHRVPEWWFFAIACIKLGAVFVPCPTMLTTKDLVYRINAANIKMIVTDMENAPKINQICSQCQSLKSRLVVNGDMEGWVSYLVELDYPAPVSSKLAVSGLEKTRSSDPMVIYFTSGTTGEAKMVLHNHALPIGHITTGAYWLDLKKNDIHLTISDTGWAKSSWGKFFGPWIQGCCSVVYDSRGKFNATEVLPVLEKYGVTTFCCPPTIYRMLIMADLDKFDLTSLRHCVSAGEPLNPEVIKIWEEGTGLKIYEGYGQTELTLVLGTFPTMKVKPGSMGKPSPGWHIELHDEDGKPVPTGEVGRIAVKTNPRPVGMFVEYLGSPETTAESFHGGFYYTGDKAYMDDDGYFWFVGRDDDVIKSSGYRIGPFEVESALIEHPAVQESAVIGTPDPIRGMIVKAFIVLKGGFEPSEKLVRDIQKHVKTVTAPYKYPREIEFVEELPKTISGKIRRNELREKEKKHLREAED